The Elaeis guineensis isolate ETL-2024a chromosome 11, EG11, whole genome shotgun sequence genomic interval TTCTCTGCTTCCAGATTGGCTCAGACAAACCAAAAAGTTCTGGTTTTGATTTTGGTTTTGGTTTTGGAATCTCTGCAAAACTTACAAACATAATTGTTGAAACTTTTGTCTTGCATCATGCAGTTCATGAGGTTCTTGGCCTGAAAGATTTGGAGTTCCAGAGCCTGTATCATTTCACTGTTGGAAGCCCTGTGTTAGACAAGCGAATTATGAGCCTTCCTGCATATCCAGGCCCTGGAGTGGATGCATAACTTTCTTTTATGGCATATACCCGAAGAAAAGTAATTGACAGGTACTTGGGGACTAATCCTGCTCCCAAATATTATCATTTGTATAAGCATCAGTTAACTGGTTAATTTTTCCAAAACCTTGTATAAGACTAAGTGGATGTGTTGAGAAAGTAAAAATGTAAAACAAAATATATCTGTATGTATTACTGTACAGTGGCATCAGTGTTTCCAAGATGCAACTTCAATGTTGTGCTGCAAATTATGAAGCTACCTCAGGGTTTCATTTTGTCTTTCCATATGAGTTTTACCGATGGCTTTGACATCTTGCTACATGTTTCACTGGAGGAGATGGCTCCTCAACTCGAAGTGAGACTCTTATGTTTCTCCACTCCCGAGCTTTCTAAGACCATCCTCCTCACCAACTGATCCAGTTTGGTGTAGGAACGAATGATCTCACTGCACAGGAGTTTAGCGCATCGGCCAAGTATTTATGTGGCCGCTTAACATACTTTTTTGTTTATCGCCTATCCTATCTCCTACTTTTTCAATGACAACGTCATTAATTGCAGTAGTTAGAAAAACATCTAAGAGctcttgacttcaataaaaattatttttattttcttaaaaacgATATATACCTTTTTCAAATCGagtgtaatatttttttaaaaaaaatgcagaAAAGAATAAAAGGGGAAACGCTGAAACAAATCTTTTGAGAttttcccatcaaaaaaaaaaaaaaaaaaatctttggggATTTTTTCATGCGCTGCGAGTTCCAGGTATAATATCCCGCACAAAAATATTCTTGGGGTATGGAGCTCCACGCGGGTGTTTTGCCCGCTTCATTTGCTTCCTTCTTTCTCGTTCGCGGCAGCTCCCGCAGAAGGAAGCGGGAAAGGGGCGAACCTCCTCCTAAACTCGTTCCCAAACGCATCAACACCCTCGCCTACCCCAAATCCTCTCCCACTCCTCTCCTCCTCGCCCCACACCGCGCCCCCCTCACCCGCGACCAGGCCCTCGATCGCATCCTCGCCGACCTCGACTCCGCTCTCGCCCGCGGCGTCCATGTCGAAGCCTCCATCTTCGCCTCCCTTCTCGAGGCATGCTCCCAGATGCGCTCCCTCCGCCACGGCGTGCGTCTCCGCCGCCTCATCCCTCCCGCCCTCCTCCACCGGAACCCCGAACTCTCCGCCAGGCTCCTCCGCTTCTATGCCTCATGCGGCCGCGTCGATAAAGCCCACCAACTGTTCGACCAAATGCCGCGTCGATTTAAGAACAGCGCCTTCCCTTGGAACTCCCTCATCTCCGGCTACACCGAGCTGGGTCTATACGAAGACGCCATGGCTCTATATTACCAGATGGAGGAGGAGGGCGTCGAGCCCGACCGGTTCACCTTCCCTCGAGTTCTCAAGGCCTGTGCTGGAATCGGGTCGGTGAGCCACGGCGAGGCCATCCACCGCCACATTGTTCGCTCGGGCTTCGGCACTGATATCTTTGTGCTCAATGCGCTCGTGGATATGTACTCCAAGTGCGGCGACATCCAGAAAGCCCGGCAGATTTTCGACAAGATTCCCGACAGAGATCCGGTCTCATGGAATTCGATGATAAAGGGTTACATACGACATGAACTTCCTCTCGAGGCCTTGGACATCTGCAGAAGAATGCTTGCAGACGGGATCGAGCCAGACTCTATCACCATCTCATCAATGCTCTCTGGGTTCTCTTTGCCTTCCACCAACAAACTGGGGCTTCAAATTCATGGTTGGGTTCTCCGACATGGGCTCGAGTGGAATTTATCAGTCGCAAATTCTTTGGTCGGAATGTACTCCGAACACAACCAATTGGATCGAGCTCGGTCGATATTTGAATCGATGCCAGAAAAGGATTTGGTCTCTTGGAATGCTATAATTCATGCTCACCGTAGGGATCATCGAGTGCTTACCATGTTTCAGAGCATGGAGGATTCAGGGGTGCTGCCAGACCAAGTCACTTTCGTATCGTTGCTCTCGGCATGTGCGAATTTGGGATTGGTGGAGGATGGCCGGAGGTTGTTCTCGGAGATGGAGGAGAGATACAAGATAACACGAGGAATGGAGCACTATGGATGCACGGTGAACATGTTGGGCAGAGCAGGGTTGGTAGGTGAGGCTTATGAGCTCATATCGAAGCAGATGCCATTCGATGGCGGACCGACGGTGTGGGGGGCGTTGTTGTATGCTTGCTCAGTGCATGGGAATGATGACATAGGAGAGATTGCAGCAGAGAGATTGTTTGAGTTGGAACCTGACAATGAGCTTAATTTTGAGCTGTTGATGAAGATTTATAGGCAGGCAGGAAGATTGGAAGAGTTGGAGAAGGTGAGGATGTTGATGAGGGAGAGAGGATTGGAATCAGAGTCTTGAGGATATAGAATATCTGGATTCCCACGATTTCCTTTCTCCTGCATTTTAATTGCTTCCTCTTGTAATTAGTATCTTCTTGTAAGTCATtagataaaaatatatacattgcaGGAACAGTGCCTGATTTTTCTTTGAAGCTTCTTCACAAAATCTGTTAAATTACCTCCTTCAAGGCTCAGTAGGGGCCTGTTGTGTCAATGTTGGGAtgtaattttagcaaaatttcatTCTGTCGAATGAGAGAAATGAAATATGTAAAACTAAATTAAATGTAGCATATTTTGCATAGAAGATCATGAAAGTGCTGTTATGATTGTTTCATTTCCAGTGTTCTGATGCCATGAGCTAATTAGTGGAAGAGATTCCATCCTTCCCCTTTCAATGTGTTATTTAATTTAAACCAGTAAAAACATCCAACATCGGGAGCAACAGAATCCTATCCACCCACCAACTAATAGATAAGGACATGCATGTATAAACACACCCATGAAAGGAGCTTACTCAACAAACAGCCCGTATTCAAATGCTTTTATGGAAATGTATCCATGGTTGATTCAGAACTGTCCTTAAATCATCAAGGGCCACACTAAATAATGCTTCACTTGGGTTGCAAGCACCAAGATAATTGTAAAGAATTCAAAGGACTCTGAAAGTAGATGGCTTCATATCAAGTCCAAATTGTCAAATAGCAACCCGAAAACTGAAGCAACAATGCTTTTCTATAATGCGATGTGCCAAAGGCGGTTCTGTGCATGTTTGGTATAGATAACATCATCTCACTTTGTAACAAGATTGTCAGCATATACAACTCTACCCCTTATTAGTCAAGGTTAATAATGGCATTTTCTTGTCAATGTCTGAAAATGAAGCAACAAAATACATCTATATAATCATTGTTATACCATGAATCGATTTGACCAACTAAGTATTTCTATGGGATATGAATAGGGTTTGAGAATGAAAGGCAAAGATTTGGTATATGTAAATGAAAATAGATTAACCAATAGATTATGTCCCATAGATATCAAGCGACATAGTGTACAAACTATAGATAATGAGAAATTTGGTAGATGTCATTGACTTGGTATGAAAAGATGCGGAAACCCTCTCCAAAATCTTACACTCAACCAGCTAATATTACATTCTATGTGCAAGAAAGAGTTCCATGCATCATGCACAGTTCGATACTAAGAGGTTGCACGTATTTATGGCCAGACCCAAGATTGCGAACAAAAAATATATGGGGCGGGCACAAGAGAGAATTTTGCCGCAGAATTTTTATTTTGCCATATCAATCTTAAAGAAGAAACTTAaaagtcaatttttttttctactaatgaaattatttgtctcataatttttattaagaaatatggtattttctttcttcttcattttcaaaACATGCTTTTTATTGGCATACATTATATAGTCAGATTATACACACCAAACAAATTAATTATTAAGTAAgttaatacacatatccaaataaaTCAATATGGAGTTTCTAGGATATGAAATTCACCATTCAATATATATCTTCAACATATCTTTAAGTAAAaagtatattttgaaaattatgcatCAATTTACTTAAAAGTATGATATAGTGATCCAATACATATCTTTAAGTAAAAAGTATGTTCTAAAAAATATTCTGTAAactgtatatcaatttttttgaagGTATATATTAGGTTGCTAAATGACGAATTCGCTAAGTGCATATCAGTTAATCTTGTACTATGTATTGATGAACttcatattctaaaaattatgtattaatttaTTTGAAGGTATGTATTAGATCATTGCTAGGTATGTAAAAGAATTTTATGCTATGTATTAAAAAGTCGATGAGCGTGTATTATCCAGCAATATCATATATATCGATGAATATGACATCCGAAagctatgtatcaatttatttgaaGATGCATATTATATTGTTAGATGATTAATTTATCGAGTGTGTATTATGTAGCCATATACTATGTATTGGTAAACTTTACCTTCTAAAAACTATATCTTGATTTACTTAGAGATGTGTATTGATTATTCATAATTAATTTGTTCAGCATGTATTATCTAGTCATATGGTATGTATAGATAAAAGATATGTTTGGAAAATGAAGAACAAAAAGAATGCCGtgctttttcaagaaaaaaattacggATTGACGACACCGTTGGTAAAAAAGtccttgaatttatttttttaaagatttgtaTTAGGAGAAATATGACAAAATAGGAAGCTAGTactaaatttttttcactattgcCCGCCCCCTATGATTTTTGTTCGGAGATTGCTACTcctaaggaaagaagaacaacctACCAATTAGGCATCTATTTGAAGCAACCCTTCACCCGTAGTTCTTGTTCATGTGTCCTTTGGATAGCATTGCgataaggtcttcaaagaaatTCTTTTTGAAATGTTGCGGCCTTTGCTCCAGCTAATGCCATTGGGAGAAGAGAAGAGTCAGAATGTGTATCAGGAAAAAAGCAACCAATGCTCCACAATCCACATGCTCGTGGGATTTAGTTGGGACTCACTCTGTGCTAGAGGTGGCAATTagattggatcagatcatatACGAATTAAATCAATAAGGATTGGATcagaaaattattaatt includes:
- the LOC105054268 gene encoding pentatricopeptide repeat-containing protein At4g25270, chloroplastic-like; the protein is MELHAGVLPASFASFFLVRGSSRRRKRERGEPPPKLVPKRINTLAYPKSSPTPLLLAPHRAPLTRDQALDRILADLDSALARGVHVEASIFASLLEACSQMRSLRHGVRLRRLIPPALLHRNPELSARLLRFYASCGRVDKAHQLFDQMPRRFKNSAFPWNSLISGYTELGLYEDAMALYYQMEEEGVEPDRFTFPRVLKACAGIGSVSHGEAIHRHIVRSGFGTDIFVLNALVDMYSKCGDIQKARQIFDKIPDRDPVSWNSMIKGYIRHELPLEALDICRRMLADGIEPDSITISSMLSGFSLPSTNKLGLQIHGWVLRHGLEWNLSVANSLVGMYSEHNQLDRARSIFESMPEKDLVSWNAIIHAHRRDHRVLTMFQSMEDSGVLPDQVTFVSLLSACANLGLVEDGRRLFSEMEERYKITRGMEHYGCTVNMLGRAGLVGEAYELISKQMPFDGGPTVWGALLYACSVHGNDDIGEIAAERLFELEPDNELNFELLMKIYRQAGRLEELEKVRMLMRERGLESES